GCGGCCTTCTTCGGCATGCTTACGGGCGATCTTCGCGAGTTCCTGGCGGCGTTCCGTCGTAAGAATCGGAAGGCTCACGCGGATGCAGTTGCCGTCTTTCATCGGGGTAAGGCCTATGTTTGCAGCAAGGATAGCCTTGTCGATCGGGTCGACCATGGTCTTTTCCCACGGGGAAACGAGCAACATGCGCGGTTCGGGCACAGAAATCTTTGCCACCTGAGAAATCGGGGTCGGGGTGCCGTAATAGTCGATACGTACGTCGTTCAGGATAGCGGGGCTAGCCTGGCCAGCACGGATCTTGGAAAATTCACGTTCGGTGGCCTCGATGGCCTTGCTCATTTTGTCGGTATATTCGGACATAAATAGATTTCAGGTTACAGGTTAAAGGTTTTAGTTATTTCTTCTAGAGAAGAAATATACATAAAAGAGGGGCGGGTATTACAATTTCTTCCTATTAAAAATGCAAAAATGCCCCCGCAAGGTAGGGACAATAAGCGCCGCGAACGCATCGACTCGTCAAAAATAAGAAAAAAGCACTATTCCTTTTTTGGAATAGTGCCTTTTAGATTTTTTGCGTTACTTTAGATGTTATTCAGCAACCTTGTCAGCCTGTTCATCGTCATACAGACCGGCAAGAGACTGGAAGTACTGCAACAGCTGGCGGATAACAACGATGGTTTCCTGCATCGGATCGGCAGCGTGGTCGATGATGTTGATGCCGTATTCGATAGACTTCTGATCCAGGACTTCAACCAGCGGGACATAGCCTTCGTCCTTGTTGAACTGCAGAGCCGGCATCGTCCAGAAGTCAACACCGAACTGCACCGTTTCGAACTGCACCGGGATTTCCTTCTTCAGTTGCGTTGCGGTAAGGCTTACAGTCACCAGCTTGTTCACCTGCTTGGTGTAGTTTTCGATGGTCTTTTCGTCGGCATAGTCGCGACGTGCATCTGCGAGGGCCTGCTGAGCCTTCACGAGCTTGTCGCAATCAGACACCTTCAGAGAAATGGCCAAGTCATCCATAAAGACCAACGACATCGAGTCGATGGAATTGCCGGAAATTGCAGCAGTGAACACGTCTACGAGGCTGCTGCTATT
The nucleotide sequence above comes from uncultured Fibrobacter sp.. Encoded proteins:
- the frr gene encoding ribosome recycling factor → MSEYTDKMSKAIEATEREFSKIRAGQASPAILNDVRIDYYGTPTPISQVAKISVPEPRMLLVSPWEKTMVDPIDKAILAANIGLTPMKDGNCIRVSLPILTTERRQELAKIARKHAEEGRVAIRNIRRDANDALKKNKEMPEDEVKKQQDEIQKATDKAIAEIDRLLAEKEADILKV